The Deltaproteobacteria bacterium genomic sequence GCATCCAATCTCGCTAACCTAGGCATAACACACCCCCTATCACACTTCAGCTAATCCGTCAAGCACGCTCTGCACGAACGTCCCCTTTGTCCTTTCCCTCAATCTGAGTGTCTATCTTTGCCTTTTCGACTTGAAGTATGCGTTTTGCCCAAAGGTTACCAAGCCATGATGAGAGTCCGATGACAATAATCGCACCGCCTCCAAACGAGGATATAATTAGAACACCGATTTTTAGGATATCATCAACTGTCATATGGTATTCTCTATCGTACTTCTAACGGGCCGCGAGATGAGCGGAAGGTTCTCCGCGTAATGCGCCGCGAATGCGGCGTGATTATGTAGAGGTTCTTTCCGCTCCATTGAGTTGATAGGCGGCGCTTTGCGCCGCATAGCAACACAATGGCGTAGCATCTCGCGGCCCGATAAGCGGCGCGAAGCGCCGCTTATCGCCCACGCTGAGGATTTGGCGCGGTTTCGCGACAATATCCTCCAGCGTGATGTTCTCCGGCGATTCTTGCACGTTGTCTACGCAAACGGGAAGCCCGGGGTTTAGTCGACAGATCCGCTCGACCTGGTTCTACTGACCACCCCTGTGCCACCGATCCCGGTGGCCGGCGCCGTGAGGGCTTCCCGCCCCCGCCAAGCGATCCCCTCTGAATCGGGCGATCCCCTCTGCCGTCCGGCATCCGTCCCCGCCGGCCGATGCTTTCCCGGCCAGGCCAATGGGTCCGCATGCTCCTGCCTGCTCAGCACATGCCCTGCTTTGGTTCCGGAGCCGGAGAACGTTACTCCTCAGGCGCGACCTTTAGGCCGTCGCCTGCAGGAGTTTGTTCGACGGCTTGCTTCTTCACGAGACAGAAGCACTGATTCAGCCCGAATATGAATGTGTGGTGTCCTTGGATGTCGTAAATGTTGCTCGCAAGCCCTCTGATTCGATCGAGGTCGTAATACGTTTCGTGCTCTTCGTCTATGTTCTTTGCGTAAAGACGAATAAGGATCTCAGCCTGTTTCTTTGGCGTTGTGAAAACCAACCGACCTCCGGGCTTCAAGACTCTATGAATCTCCTTCAGGAGCGCCATGGGATCAACAATATGCTCTATGACCGCAAGCATTGTGACATAATCAAAATGGTTGTCTGGGAAATCAAGAGAGTCTGTGACTTTATCTCCAGTTCTCTTGTCGAGTCCGTAACGCTCGGTGCATTTCGACCTCCGAATGAAGTAGCCATCACCACAGCCGATATCAAGCAAACGTTCACGTGACTCAATGTACCGCTCAACGTTCACGGCCCTGAGATATCGTGTAACAGGAAGCACAAATCTCGCGATTCCTTTCCTTCCGGATATGTATCCAAGCTGCGCCATCTGCAAACCAATAGTCTCGGTTGGCGTGATTCTGATCATTTCTCAATATCCCTAATCGTCGAACGGTTGAACTGTGCGGCGCCGCCCTTTGCGTCCGCACCAGTGATTGGTTCGGCGTATTGGTCTGTATCTTTCAAGTGACAGTGCTTGGGTTGCCTTAATTCAATCTATTCGGACAATATCCAGAGCGTATTCAGCCACTCTGGGACGAGCTTCAAAATATGCAACTCGGCAATTACCTTCCTCTGCCCATTGCTTAATTGTTTCACGGACTTTGTCTGGCATCATGCAGCCAAAAATGATCCCAGTTAAAAGCTCGACAGGATAATCAAGCTGGTTGCCTGCGTTTCCAGGTCGGAAAATTCGGTACTCTTTTTCGTACATCCAGTGCTTAGATTTTGTCAGAATGACACGAGTCATTTGACGTTCTCTGTCTTTATCCAGAGGGATCTGAGTATGATCCTCGTATTCTACCGGCTGTGCCTCAGCAAAAAAATGACAGTTATCGGAACCGTCGAACTCAAAACAGATGCCTTTATGTTTATCTGCATAATGAGCCCACATTAGAATATCGTCTCTCACTTGAGAAAAGCACACTATTCCAGCCTTATCTATTTCATCCTGAAGCATATTTCTTATATCTTCGAGTGCCCTTGCAGACATCAAATTTGATATTAATTTTTCTTTTTCGACTTCAGGTGTGTCCTTAAACTTACGATCCACGAACTCTTCAGAAAACCTCTTTATAATAGTCCCAGGAATTTGTTGAAAGCTTGGAACAACACAGTCAAACGGATCATTGAATAGTTTCCGGCTGGAAAAATAAAGCGTGTGGTTAACGAGAATTTGCCTCACCCAGTCCATTTTCCCACTGTCATTTTCAGGGCAT encodes the following:
- a CDS encoding class I SAM-dependent methyltransferase, which codes for MIRITPTETIGLQMAQLGYISGRKGIARFVLPVTRYLRAVNVERYIESRERLLDIGCGDGYFIRRSKCTERYGLDKRTGDKVTDSLDFPDNHFDYVTMLAVIEHIVDPMALLKEIHRVLKPGGRLVFTTPKKQAEILIRLYAKNIDEEHETYYDLDRIRGLASNIYDIQGHHTFIFGLNQCFCLVKKQAVEQTPAGDGLKVAPEE
- a CDS encoding DUF2971 domain-containing protein, translating into MISSETENNFDIMPLHKYQSCPENDSGKMDWVRQILVNHTLYFSSRKLFNDPFDCVVPSFQQIPGTIIKRFSEEFVDRKFKDTPEVEKEKLISNLMSARALEDIRNMLQDEIDKAGIVCFSQVRDDILMWAHYADKHKGICFEFDGSDNCHFFAEAQPVEYEDHTQIPLDKDRERQMTRVILTKSKHWMYEKEYRIFRPGNAGNQLDYPVELLTGIIFGCMMPDKVRETIKQWAEEGNCRVAYFEARPRVAEYALDIVRID